Proteins encoded by one window of Danaus plexippus chromosome Z, MEX_DaPlex, whole genome shotgun sequence:
- the LOC116777677 gene encoding uncharacterized protein LOC116777677 — protein MAVLYLILALFIQNTLTHTQNDVEENQIESREILKTKPDNDAPIQNDFKAPNDWMDIFLGNHFSPTSSASLMAQATFNDKSPEEQLEAIKEMANQITMVLQSEMANLLSYAINYNDKEADNQLRKKRSVETPMDSTHLVMRLLKHIKSNNEYQNVAIEKMMTAQEIADKYGINFSPDTEVLSDLAVAANEQAREMTDILQNALDLKNVTKTNSTPKISCSTNDTQIETNSGRVPPNISESSEPEVCYYKPDYAKESPNYNYYYTPIETQIPAPKHSHASPVSQRPTFYNYIPYPTDEYLPYCSLEPMTVVLLDEPTQPEPEMIGEEYEETVSSKVVIDEDQPGISTVNHVMTYTLSEKAHFKTPKIDELPQQMQYYFLLM, from the exons ATGGCTGTACTCTATTTGATTCTGGCGTTGTTCATACAG AATACATTAACGCATACACAAAATGACGTGGAGGAGAATCAAATAGAATCCCGGgaaatacttaaaacaaaacCGGACAACGACGCGCCTATACAGAACGACTTCAAAGCTCCTAACGATTGGATGGATATATTCCTTGGAAACCATTTCAGCCCAACTTCATCAGCATCCCTTATGGCCCAAGCGACGTTCAATGACAAATCTCCTGAAGAACAATTAGAAGCTATCAAGGAAATGGCAAACCAGATAACTATGGTCCTGCAGAGTGAAATGGCTAATCTCCTATCATACGCTATCAACTACAACGATAAGGAGGCGGATAACCAATTGAGGAAGAAGAGATCAGTTGAGACACCAATGGATAGTACACACCTGGTGATGAGACTCCTCaaacatattaaatcaaataacgaATATCAGAACGTAGCCATCGAAAAAATGATGACCGCCCAGGAAATAGCTGACAAATACGGAATAAACTTCAGCCCGGACACTGAAGTATTATCAGATCTCGCCGTAGCGGCCAACGAACAGGCTAGAGAGATGACGGACATACTACAAAACGCATTGGATTTGAAGAATGTGACCAAAACTAATTCAACACCAAAAATATCATGTTCAACAAATGACACGCAAATTGAAACTAATAGTGGGCGAGTTCCACCAAATATAAGCGAATCCTCTGAACCAGAAGTCTGTTACTACAAACCGGATTACGCTAAAGAGTCTCCTAATTATAACTACTATTATACTCCGATAGAAACCCAAATACCAGCCCCGAAACATTCACACGCCTCACCAGTAAGCCAACGACCCACTTTCTATAATTACATCCCGTACCCCACCGACGAATACCTGCCCTACTGTTCATTGGAACCGATGACAGTTGTACTGCTAGACGAACCAACACAGCCTGAACCCGAGATGATAGGAGAAGAATACGAGGAGACGGTCTCATCCAAAGTGGTCATCGATGAGGACCAGCCAGGCATATCCACAGTGAACCACGTCATGACGTACACGCTGTCCGAAAAAGCACATTTCAAAACACCCAAAATCGATGAACTGCCGCAGCAGATGCAGTATTACTTCCTATTAATGTAA
- the LOC116777951 gene encoding nematocyst expressed protein 4-like, with amino-acid sequence MAHMLNSFYTPLPNSPPMPVPIPVATDYPNPFDVNPYQYTSPSIQYGSPAFYSPQMFPKPAMKPYYNSQPKEYPVINWGNFYENYPVYPDFERPQFSPPMTYPTAPPPYAPTPYSPPCTPNPPIPSYPSWEYPATPEYSYSYPTYPPPPSQFTQYTLPSPPPASYPSPLYHRYAEIGPPVPYIY; translated from the exons ATGGCTCACATGCTAAACTCGTTTTACACAC CGTTACCGAATTCACCACCGATGCCGGTCCCGATACCGGTTGCAACGGATTATCCGAACCCGTTCGATGTGAACCCATATCAGTATACTTCACCCAGTATTCAGTACGGCTCACCGGCTTTCTACAGTCCGCAAATGTTTCCGAAACCAGCTATGAAGCCGTACTATAACTCGCAGCCAAAGGAATATCCGGTTATCAATTGGGGAAATTTTTACGAGAATTATCCCGTTTATCCCGATTTCGAACGTCCACAATTTAGTCCACCGATGACGTATCCGACCGCTCCCCCGCCGTACGCTCCGACTCCATACTCACCTCCTTGCACTCCCAATCCCCCCATCCCCTCTTATCCATCATGGGAATATCCTGCTACCCCCGAATATTCATACAGCTATCCCACGTATCCTCCTCCTCCCTCTCAATTCACCCAGTACACGTTACCCTCGCCTCCACCAGCGTCATACCCCTCGCCTTTGTACCACAGATACGCGGAGATCGGCCCACCAGTCCCTTATATATACTAA
- the LOC116777676 gene encoding ionotropic receptor 75a-like, with the protein MLAQAIAALFKYKVVASVIVLACWTPSDQVNFNKELGKHGLIVTFSCDPSILEHSSHPHLQGVLFMPSENRRLRKMKTEYFGYWYKWIIVGQELPEYVGYMRYDADVFLIRTPDNSTQTESDGNRIIKDVPIDDIYFHPGEGVSSHPWGSWTVAGLQILYEKERIQRRRNLRRYPLRIATPIGSYSKDTYNGTFHTYITDIKIPERDSAIRSSYNSCLLISEILNATDVLVPTMLWSTEINNSSMMLELRLGASELAGGVLRMTNERILKLDYVMCIWPFSVGFTYLAERESNNNMFLEPFTPKVWLCCLGLFVILALAQRATARTKHEKDGAYIAVLATTLQQDASAVPAGISGRWTFLVLSVFSILIHGYYTSAIVSGLMNAGRGGPNSLRALGDSKYAIASEEYDYMKYTMFDVETNWDDLEYLKKKKLTSTFYQDIKVGVQLMRAGSTAFHSEYNQLYPHLKSFTDDELCKLQSVDTIPEINSWVTTMKRGQWTPAFRIAGAWLHEVGLAKRLVNHLRIKPPPCRAALLAERVNFDDVTPIILIYVAAIVTSVIFMLIEITVANWRIGHN; encoded by the exons ATGTTGGCTCAAGCAATAgctgctttatttaaatataaagttgtgGCTAGTGTCATTGTTCTTGCATGTTGGACTCCGTCGG ATCAGGtgaattttaacaaagaaCTCGGAAAACACGGTCTAATAGTAACATTTTCTTGCGATCCATCCATATTAGAACATTCGTCCCATCCTCATCTCCAAGGAGTTCTGTTTATGCCATCAGAGAACCGTCGCTTGCGAAAG atGAAAACTGAGTATTTTGGGTATTGGTACAAATGGATCATAGTTGGCCAAGAGTTACCAGAGTACGTCGGTTACATGAGATACGACGCGGACGTCTTTCTTATTAGGACTCCGGATAATTCAACACAGACTG AATCTGATGGAAATAGAATCATAAAAGACGTACCCATAgatgatatatatttccatCCTGGAGAGGGCGTGTCCTCACATCCCTGGGGATCCTGGACGGTCGCAGGACTACAGATCTTGTATGAAAAAGAAAGAATTCAAAGGCGACGCAACTTAAGAAGATATCCGCTAAGAATTGCAACTCCT ataGGATCCTATTCTAAAGACACCTATAATGGCACCTTCCACACCTACATCACGGATATTAAGATTCCTGAGCGAGATTCAGCAATACGGAGCAGTTATAACTCCTGCTTGCTGATCAGCGAAATACTCAACGCAAC TGACGTGTTAGTTCCTACAATGTTGTGGAGCacggaaattaataatagcaGTATGATGTTGGAACTAAGACTTGGGGCTTCGGAACTCGCTGGTGGAGTTCTTCGTATGACAAATGAGAGAATTCTCAAACTTGATTACGTGATGTGTATTTGGCCGTTTAG CGTCGGTTTTACTTACCTCGCTGAAAGAGAAAGCAACAACAACATGTTCTTAGAGCCTTTCACACCCAAAGTCTGGCTGTGCTGCCTTGGACTGTTCGTCATTTTAGCGTTAGCACAACGCGCCACTGCAAGGACGAAACATGAAAAAGATGGCGCGTATATCGCTGTGTTAGCTACAACATTGCAACAAG ACGCGAGTGCCGTACCGGCAGGTATATCAGGACGCTGGACGTTTCTAGTCCTCTCGGTATTTTCTATCCTGATTCACGGATATTACACCTCCGCGATAGTATCCGGCCTGATGAACGCTGGTAGAGGCGGCCCGAACTCTCTGCGGGCACTAGGGGATTCCAAATACGCAATCGCTTCTGAGGAATACGACTATATGAAATACACCATGTttgat GTGGAGACAAATTGGGATGatttggaatatttaaagaagaaaaaactAACCAGTACATTCTACCAGGATATCAAAGTCGGAGTTCAGCTCATGAGGGCTGGTAGTACAGCATTCCATTCAGAATACAACCAGCTTTATCCTCATTTAAAGTCCTTTACTGACGATGAATTGTGCAAGTTGCAAAGTGTTGATACCATTCCAgag ATAAATTCATGGGTGACAACGATGAAACGAGGACAATGGACACCAGCCTTTAGGATAGCTGGTGCCTGGCTCCACGAGGTCGGCTTAGCAAAACGGCTGGTCAACCACCTCCGTATAAAACCTCCTCCGTGTCGAGCCGCCCTACTGGCTGAGAGGGTCAATTTCGATGACGTCACGccaattatcttaatttatgtAGCAGCTATAGTAACATCcgtcatttttatgttaatcgAAATTACAGTCGCTAATTGGCGAATCGGCCATAACtga
- the LOC116777674 gene encoding uncharacterized protein LOC116777674, with amino-acid sequence MLMPASPPPCLPPAPPMMLAAPPPCLPAPMFLPAPMPAPTCMAPPPPMILSPPPPAMCVPAPPPSPYLFPAPAPPLMLPPSPLVLPAPAPPPIFMPAPPPLPLSPCSCYPPPPAPSPIVISLVPPAPPPCHLPPPPPGLPMTAYMVPPPVPITLEPKPLELPPCKCHY; translated from the coding sequence ATGTTGATGCCGGCCTCTCCACCTCCGTGTCTGCCTCCAGCGCCGCCGATGATGTTGGCGGCGCCGCCACCTTGCCTTCCAGCACCCATGTTCTTGCCAGCACCGATGCCAGCCCCTACCTGTATGGCACCACCGCCCCCGATGATTCTATCTCCACCGCCGCCTGCTATGTGCGTTCCAGCACCTCCTCCATCTCCCTATCTTTTCCCAGCACCAGCACCTCCTTTAATGTTACCGCCTTCTCCCCTAGTCCTGCCAGCTCCGGCCCCTCCACCAATATTCATGCCAGCACCTCCACCGTTACCTCTTTCTCCTTGTTCGTGCTACCCCCCTCCGCCAGCTCCATCACCAATAGTTATTTCTTTAGTACCACCAGCACCCCCACCCTGCCATTTACCACCCCCTCCCCCCGGCCTGCCCATGACAGCCTACATGGTCCCACCACCGGTCCCCATCACCCTGGAACCCAAGCCGTTGGAGCTGCCCCCGTGTAAATGTCACTATTAA
- the LOC133320010 gene encoding uncharacterized protein LOC133320010 — translation MSEDKLGNKKTGPQKKNVPAIYCLNLGLISGDLSRKTNPLIIKKTSHLSPVTINIKSGVSRVPNLPTPLLPRKLSAKPPTSQRKIKRLLKKTSLKRKLLKIPKLRKIPKLPKLPRLPLIPFLPPILPKLPLLPLPLLPIVPPLPLLPPILPRVSKLLKPLRVPIIGKSKLQKALGSELKPVQIPWTGRDARNRKGILEKLLKLRRNGALSAAEFHRFKKLLL, via the exons ATGTCTGAAGATAAATTAGGGAACAAGAAAACTGgtcctcaaaaaaaaaat GTACCAGCTATCTACTGCCTCAACCTTGGTCTGATATCTGGAGACCTGAGCCGTAAGACGAACCCGCTGATCATAAAGAAGACATCACACTTATCACCCgtgacaattaatataaaatctggTGTATCCAGAGTTCCAAATTTGCCAACACCTCTCCTCCCTCGGAAGTTGTCAGCGAAACCGCCTACATCACAAAGGAAAATTAAACGCCTTCTAAAAAAGACGTCACTAAAGCGAAAGCTGTTAAAGATaccaaaattaagaaaaattcccAAGCTGCCCAAATTACCACGCTTACCTTTAATACCGTTTTTGCCACCCATTTTACCTAAATTACCTCTGCTACCGTTACCTTTATTACCCATCGTGCCACCGCTGCCTCTTTTGCCACCGATTTTACCGAGAGTTTCAAAATTACTGAAACCTCTCCGTGTTCCAATAATAGGTAAAAGTAAATTGCAAAAAGCATTGGGATCAGAACTAAAACCAGTTCAAATTCCGTGGACAGGGAGAGATGCGAGAAACAGGAAAGGTATTTTAGAAAAACTCTTAAAACTTAGAAGAAATGGAGCACTATCCGCTGCTGAATTCCACaggtttaaaaaacttttgttgTGA
- the LOC133320012 gene encoding uncharacterized protein LOC133320012 isoform X1: MCRFAFLALMLVKLITSAPPPLRMTIDCGSDEDPALMSNPRSQELSKVNSRFDFNTICGAIQSAIPETVKDGRFIIESDLSSSSDTIAPISSAPPSGFIPKMDLPRIKPPRLSLPSLNVPKLKHLHGHLKTPRVGTPMLLIPWKHDEESSAEKMERFKKGVQKMLNFVKVIGKIDKYISERTRIVIDKLSKTFAE, from the exons ATGTGTCGGTTCGCGTTTCTCGCTTTAATGTTG GTGAAGCTGATAACGAGCGCTCCGCCCCCCTTAAGGATGACCATTGACTGCGGGTCTGATGAG GACCCAGCACTAATGTCAAATCCGAGGTCGCAAGAATTATCTAAAGTTAACTCACGTTTTGACTTCAATACCATATGCGGTGCGATCCAAAGTGCTATACCAGAGACTGTGAAGGATGGTAGGTTTATCATAGAATCAGATTTATCTAGTTCTAGTGATACTATTGCTCCAATTTCTTCTGCTCCACCCAGCGGCTTCATCCCCAAAATGGATTTACCCAGAATAAAACCACCCAGATTGAGTTTACCGTCTCTGAACGTACCCAAGCTGAAACATCTCCACGGCCATTTGAAAACTCCAAGAGTCGGTACCCCGATGTTATTGATTCCGTGGAAACATGACGAGGAATCCAGTGCAGAAAAAATGGAAAGATTTAAAAAGGGCGTACAGAAGATGCTAAATTTCGTGAAGGTTATCggtaaaattgataaatatatatcggaAAGGACTAGAATAGTGattgataaattatcaaaGACTTTTGCCGAGTGA
- the LOC133320012 gene encoding uncharacterized protein LOC133320012 isoform X2 — protein sequence MCRFAFLALMLVKLITSAPPPLRMTIDCGSDEDPALMSNPRSQELSKVNSRFDFNTICGAIQSAIPETVKDAASSPKWIYPE from the exons ATGTGTCGGTTCGCGTTTCTCGCTTTAATGTTG GTGAAGCTGATAACGAGCGCTCCGCCCCCCTTAAGGATGACCATTGACTGCGGGTCTGATGAG GACCCAGCACTAATGTCAAATCCGAGGTCGCAAGAATTATCTAAAGTTAACTCACGTTTTGACTTCAATACCATATGCGGTGCGATCCAAAGTGCTATACCAGAGACTGTGAAGGATG CGGCTTCATCCCCAAAATGGATTTACCCAGAATAA